The following is a genomic window from Branchiostoma lanceolatum isolate klBraLanc5 chromosome 10, klBraLanc5.hap2, whole genome shotgun sequence.
GAACTATCAAAAGTAGGTCCAGTCGATCAGTTGAATATCGGCTTATCAAGTCCCAATCATCGGCACGACAGATGGAGCGGGGGTTTACACAGGACATTATCGGCATTTCCACCCTTCCCTTTCAGCCATTGTTGCACGACGTGAGTCAAGGGTTGCTAATCCCACCTCGCACAGCCTGCGCGCCGACTAACCCACACGAAAGTAAACACCGATCAAAATGAAAGGATTTAAACCTTTGTCTGCTGTGACTCTTTTCAATTAAGGATCTGTGATGTCGGATACATATGGCGCGTAGGTATGTGGGCGGGATTTTAGGTATACTAAGCAAACTTTGACTCCGGGAGATAGAAACAGAACAGAGTAGGCCGCCGCTACTTGTCTTTGACGGAGTCGTAGTCCGTTTGAAGGTAGGTTTATATTTCTTAGAATTCTGCGGTCTTAACTTTAATTCATGTCTTATTTTTGTACGCCGACATGTTGAGAAACGTTATGTACAATAGCCTCTAGTTATGTTGAATCAGAAATCCCATTTTGCTCGTATGGTTAGCCTGAGAACACATACTGTGTACTTTTACGAAGATTGGTCATTTGAAATGAGAAAGTGGCAAAGTTTACACACGTGCAAGCTTTGTCATTTCATGAATCCTAGCCAACTAtagtgttacaccgaagggtggttataccggctatatcgATATAGAAACTGACCGGTGTGTTATGCCACAGGACAGTTATACCGGCATATTATACACTGGAGTTGAACGCCGAAGGGCGGGTTATACAAATACAACTGTACAGATTAGAATACACTACAATGCGATTACTTATGCCTCATAAAGCTACAAACTAACCGGAATGCCCATACGAAATATTACAAACAAAAGTGGCCAATATTTCCTGTAGACAGATAGATAACTTAAGATGCACAtgagacatacaatgtacaacttaCAAGAGGCATGTCTAAGTGATTGGCTACCGGCGAATCTTCTCATTCAGATAATTCAGTTTTGATTTGCCCACAGTGTAGACCTCCTTCTGGCTCTATGAATACACGTTGGTTAATACCTCTTGTTTGGTGGGTCTTACTCTGCTAGGCCAGTCGTCAGAAAATGAGCAAACAACTCTTGATCTTGTGAAAAAGAGTCGTAGTTTAAAAACCTGTAATGTGTGGCATCGTCCTGTGTTTTTTTCGCTCGTACGTACGTGGGGAAAAACAATTTCATTATACAATGTGAGCTTGTAcatattttacttttttttctttttttttactgcaaaAATCTTCTGAATCTGTTTTCCTCAATCACAATACAGCCAACACAACAGCATTTGCTGCTTGCTAAATCCCATAAAACAAATTGTAATTGTCGCCTAGACTGCGAATGTTCAAGGTTATCGATTGAAGATGACgctactgtatttgaaaattaATGATTTAAAAATCTATCAAGTTCAGCAATGACTTCGATTCGGACAATCGAGCGGGACCAAGGCGATGGATTACGGATGGGAGGGGGCAcagcagacaaaaaaaaaaaataactgtgGAAGACAATAACGATCAATAACGGCCCGCCTCACTGCCACGCACTGCCAAGTGGCGTTGCTGATGATGGAGTTCATGAATCTATATATCTTAATCATTTCTTAACGTGCAAaggtgttttttcttcttttttttcgagGTGTGTTATTGGCCCGTCGCCATGAGATCCGTCACAACCATGACCGTGTCGCAGCGCCGCCTGGCGGTTTTACTGTTCGGTCTGGGTGCACTTGTCTGGACGGTCCACTCCGCGGCTGAGCTGTGCCAGCGTGGCGTCATGTGTTTCTGTGACACGCGCCAGTCAGCCGTGCGCTGCTACGACAAGACCGTCAACTTTACAGACATGCTGGCGGTGAGAACTACTATCAAGACATAAAGTAGCGCTAGTTGACGACTTTCAGgttactttgtgtttatttcattaaagaGTACTGTaccttattattattattacctcATTTCCTTGTATTGTTACAATTATCCCctgggcatgaatttgcaattaaGTTATCATTATAAAGGAATCATTACTTGAAACTTCATCTGTGTTTGTAGAAGTTATTCTGGATGAAAGTTGCGCTTTTGcgtgtgttggcaattacagttcaaccttgatcCAGGGTATAAAGTTATCAATCAATAGATGAACATGATGGTCAAATATGCATGGCCCGAAAtgtccaaacttttttttagattccgAACCATGTTCGACCATGTTCGAAGTGACGTAATTCAAATCGAACGTGCGTTCTATTCAAGGTCACCCGCGACCATGCTTTCACTGTAAGCCCGCGCCTTTCTAGAAGCTTTCCTTTGTGCCTTGCATAATAAGAAAACCCACATTATAGCATTCATCATCCATTCCTCAGGTGGTGCCGAACGGTACGAACCACGTGTTTGTGACCTTCTCCAACATCACCACGTTTCGCGGCAGTGCGGCAGGCTACCCGCCGGGCCTGTTGTGGCTTGAACTCCCCCTGAACAACATCACCTCCGTCACCCACGGCGCCTTCGTCGGGCTGGGAAGTCTCACCAAGCTGCGTCTGTCCGCCAACAAACTCTCGTCTCTCTCTCGCGAGATTTTCACGGGTATGCCGAGCCTTGAGAGGCTGGAGGTATGGTTGcatgtttgttcgtttgtttgtttataaaatGAGCCTTTGCCGTTCTCCAGTGATATATTTCGCGACGGTGCCGAATCAAAGAAGGGCTACaagtgtgcgcgcgcgcgcgtgtgtgtgtatatgtatgtatgcgtttGTTTGCATGTGAGTATGAGTATGTGAGAAGAAAAAACGAGAATACAAGCATTGGAGTCAATAGACTCAGGGAATTATTGTGTTTTCGTGTTATACTGATTTGAAAAGAAGATTAAGAGACTAAATGATTGATTACCACTACTCCATATACGACTTCAGGTGTGGGGTAACGTCATCACCATGGTGTCAGACGACACCTTCGACGACCTGAGGAACCTGACGCACCTGGACCTGCAGATAAACAACCTGGTGTCCGTTCCCTGCGTCGCCTTCAAGCCGCTCTCCAACCTACAGGACCTAAGGCTCTCCCGCAATCCGCTAACACGGATCCCTCCAAAGTGTTTCTCCAGTCTAAAATCTTTAGAAGTTCTGCATCTCAAGAACATGGAGTTGACTTACTTGGGCAAAGACACCTTCTTTGGACTAGAAAGACTTGAGATGGTGGCTCTTGGATGGAACAACATTCATTCCATCGATGACAAGGCATTTGGTTGGCACCCAAACCTACAATCTATATCTCTCAACTACAACAACCTCAGCACCGTTCCGAAGTCCGTCTGGGGCAATCTGTCCACCCTTGCGGACTTGGACTTGACCTTTAACCCCATGCGTACGCTTAACTCGGATACTTTCGTGCCTTTGAAAACGATCGCTCGGCTCCGTCTCGCCAACGCCGAACTTTTCCGAATACACGACGACGCCTTTCGAGGGCTGGACGAGATCGTCGAACTTCGGCTGGAGAACAACGAGTTGCAGACGCTACCAGACAACCTGTGTGGCCTGATTTCCAACACGGTGATGCTTACTGGCAACCCCTGGTCGTGCGATTGCCGTCTGCAGGGACTGAAGGCCTGCGGAACCGGCGGCTTCAACGAGCGTATGCGGTGCGAGTCACCCCCGACGCTTAAGAACACGAAGCTTGCCGATGTGCCGGTAGGAGACTTGGTCTTGCAATGTCAAAGCCCTTCCGTTCGAGTTGCGTCAAGGCATTTGATGGTCGGGGAGGGGGACAGGGTAGAGCTCGATTGTGATGCGTCCGGCTTTCCAGAGCCAGAGTTGCAGTGGCTGCGATTAACTCAAGGACAGGGACTGGTGGTGGGGGAAAGGGGTACTTTCGACCTTCCTGCCTTCAGTCGGAACGATTCGGGCGTCTACATCTGCACGGCGAGTAACTACGTCGGCAAGGACTTCGTCATCGTCCACCTTTCCGTCTCGCACATAGAAGCGCCCCCGGGCGACTCCACGAGGAACAACACGAACAGAAGGATGACGACACCACAACAGTTCACgactaaaacaaaacacaacagtaGCAGAACCAGCTATCTCACTGGGCGCCCCCGAACTGGAAACACAGGCGACGCCGACTCAAAAAGCGCGGACATATCCCTACAGTTGACTCCGCGCTCAAGAGAACTGACCCCCCGAGGAGAAAGCCTAACCCCAAAGAACGGACGTCCGGCCGACACGTCATGTGGTGCTGGAGACCCTGGGTACAAGATCCTACAGGCGGTCGTGACGACAGCAGTCACCTGTATTCTCGGGACCATGATACTGTGCGGCGTCTCCTCCTGGCTTCTGAAGTGGTGCAGAAGAAAACAGGTGCATTCAATTCTCCAAGATTTTTCTCTAAAAAcagtaaaacaacaaaatatgtgtCCATTTTAGATCATTCCTGGCAGCTCAAGTTTAATCTGCTAAGGAACATTCCTGCCTTTGCCACAGGATCTTAACGCCTTTAGTATAAAGTAAGCATGCACTAAACTTGatcttttgatgatttttggaCGCTCATCGCTTGCAAAATGGTCCCCATCATCTAAACAAACATGTTATATTAAAACTTGACTTTGTTAATTACCTGAAAGTCCATACCCGGTACTTtcctgtttatcttttttatttatttatatttctATTGTTTCAATACTTGCAGCTGAAAGTGTTGTTCAATATGATATACGTACGTTGAACATTGAGTGTACATGCCACCATGCAAGTcatagtcatgtacatgtatgtttgtgttctaCTGATGTATTTGTCCATGGCACCAGATATCAGCAATGCTGCCGAGGTTGCCCGTTTAATTGCATTGtttgcaattaaaaaaaaaaaaaaggataaatgaatgaataaagttgTACATAAAGGGAAACTTTTCTTATACCTGTCTTTCTTCTGCAGGGACGTGCCAGGTCGCTCCAGGTGAAGCTCACTTCCTTCGTCCCCAGAAGAAACGAGCGGCCGTCGCCCAAGGAGCTTCATCGCCTTCCCATGAGCCACCTGAGCAGCCGTCACACACACAGCACCATGGACCTGCTGGCCCCCTCCCTGTCCGGACCCCCCCGCAGGGGAATGGCACTGACCAACGTGGCCTTCCCCACACACAGGGTGTGAGGGTCAAGATTAAGTCATAAAGGACTGAGTGTGGCTAACCAAATTTTTGGCCAATACCTTTATAGGACACACCGATTTATTTGGCTGATCCTCAAACTTTATGACTTTTTTAACAAGAGGACATTAAAGGGCTTGGAGGATAACTTTAATCTGACTtagaatacaatgtatgttattTATCAGTAGCAATATCTAATCTCTGAGACTGTGCATACAAAGATACAGGAtttaattcatttcattttcatatccTTTCTCAGCATTTATATGTATCTCTTAAAAAATCTGAGGATCAACAAATgaacttgctgtggccttagctgTTATAGCTAAGATGAAGTGGCAAGCATGTCTGGTCTGTATACTTGAGGTTTGGACTTGTCACTTTCCCTTGtagttttacatgtacacatgtatgtgtttcCTGTAAAACATGTGCAGATTATCATGCCGATCCTTTTACTTATAGACCAGAACTATGAGAACAAATCTGCAGGGGATTGTAGAAACATCGAATTAATCTTTAAAACTCTGTTGTCATGCTCATTTTCTTAGATACGCACAACCGGTAAACCGCTTTTTTTGCGTAACAAaccagttttgtacaagctGCCAAAGACAAGACtgtaggtttgatccactcacactggaaagACCATTACTGTTTTCTATGAGTGCTGTAGGTTCttaaatgtgcttgaggtgtggctctcctcaaacatggggcctCCAGCTTCACGTCCCATCAGAGAGAACGTCTCTAACCGAGTTGAGTGGGTTgaggatacatgtatgtagtagatgtaaagtgccttacctaacggcacaacattggggctgacagggatttgaacccagaaccttcagattgaaGTCATCAACCCTAACCACACATCTAATGCCAGTTATGTGAGAAAACATTTGATGAGATCTGTAATTAGatgtcattaatttttactTGAAGAGTAGACAGACTTTTAATAGCAAAGTGCCAATATGGCATATTGTCACTTAATGTTTAATCaaattcatatcatattttaagtTGAACTTTGTTTGGAATTTATTGCTTCTCTGCTGGCAGGGAATATAGTTTTCATTCTTATTATTTAATTCTGTGATACTTaaaggtttagaaaacaaccaATGTTGATGCTTCCATATCAAGTGAAAATATTTGTATGGAATAGTTTACTAGTAGGAAAAGAGTAACTTTTATTCCTATTTAAAATGTTGTGTTGTCAATCCTAGAAGGAAAATACATCATGAAAGGTGACTATATTATAAATTTAATTGTTGAAAGAATGAATTGAGGAAAGTATATAATAATGAAAacatatacagtcatgtaaggGCTGTTTGAAAGAGTacaaagtactgtacatgtaccaacattTCTAATCAAACCTCAGTTCTCCTTGGATGCCTTCAACATAAGAATAAACACGAAAGGCAACCTGCAAGTATAAGCTTGTTGAGACCTGGAGTGATCTATTTTCATATGCACTGAAAAGAGGGTGGTATTATCTTCTGTGCCCGCACACATATGACATCAGCCATTTTACACTGTTTTGCCTAGTCTACAAAAGTCTTATGTTTTCTGAATCACAAAAACTTAGACGTAGACACATATTCTGGACCGGGGcaatatttctaaaacataTGTACTAAAGACACCGGATTGGTATTAATTTGATACAAACTATTAGCCCGGAATCCATCCTAtgctagctccagtttgctcgaAGGATGGCTTTCATACAATTGTAAATGTTTGTCacctacaggtacatgtactagactaagtacacAAAAACGTATCTCTCAGGAGCAGTGTAACGGGAGTCAAACTTCCGAATGCCTGCTGTTATGAGGACCATATGACTCAGAGCCGATTGTTTCACTATTCTGCAGTGATGTGGTCAAACATTCAAAGGAGTGaacagagctagaataggaaAGATACCAGGCTAACAAACTATACCACTGTTATAAATACAACCTGTAAAAAGCAGGATAAAGTCTGTAAAATAGTCAGCATGACATATATGGTATCCTCCACATGATTCTTCTCTAAATTGGTCactgagaaaaaaaataaacccATCCTTTTTACCCCCTAAAACATGGTATCTTCCAGCATACTTCTATCTTGGTCTTGGCGGCATGGGTGGTCTCATTCCTCTGGGCGGGGGTGGCAGCCTCATGCCTCTTGGGGGAGGGCCACGTGGAAAACCAGGTCCTGGGCCTGTTGGTGGAAAATGGGTGTCATAAATGTTaccaaaacaagcaaacaaacagctgACCACTTGTAAGTTGAATTGACATCATTCACAGCAGATGCAGTACCGTGTACGGGAGCTAGGAGGCACACTGAAAACATTCCCAGTGTGCTTAAGGTCTcccatgtacatatacaatgtatgtacgtTACTTTAGCACAGTCACACATTCATGTGCCTCACTGTGGACAGGCAACATGTAGAGATGGTGACAGTGCACAGCTTTGGCTTCAAGTTTTACCatgtaaggctacaccaagtaatttttatggatgacgtcctttggagaccctaaatctaatgcgagagcgcagaaaaaaaacaagaagggccgaaaaaaacaagatgcctagatttgaaatataatagtcgacgacacatgttaggacacaaattgaatgagaacacagtgtaacaacttacaattcttttattcatcatgaaaaagcaataatttgaataaatcagttgaagttgaacagcagttgttgtcctgtcctgtttctttcgatttgcagcactgtcgtaactctttgatcatagttacaggaagcggaattttttttttttttctaggaacagaccaaaatcaatgcacgCGCGGActtcatccataaaaattacttggtgtagcctaatgtaCATTGACTTGACATGTACAACAGCAATaccttattaaaaaaaaaacaatagtacAAAGACTTAG
Proteins encoded in this region:
- the LOC136443222 gene encoding leucine-rich repeat and immunoglobulin-like domain-containing nogo receptor-interacting protein 2 codes for the protein MRSVTTMTVSQRRLAVLLFGLGALVWTVHSAAELCQRGVMCFCDTRQSAVRCYDKTVNFTDMLAVVPNGTNHVFVTFSNITTFRGSAAGYPPGLLWLELPLNNITSVTHGAFVGLGSLTKLRLSANKLSSLSREIFTGMPSLERLEVWGNVITMVSDDTFDDLRNLTHLDLQINNLVSVPCVAFKPLSNLQDLRLSRNPLTRIPPKCFSSLKSLEVLHLKNMELTYLGKDTFFGLERLEMVALGWNNIHSIDDKAFGWHPNLQSISLNYNNLSTVPKSVWGNLSTLADLDLTFNPMRTLNSDTFVPLKTIARLRLANAELFRIHDDAFRGLDEIVELRLENNELQTLPDNLCGLISNTVMLTGNPWSCDCRLQGLKACGTGGFNERMRCESPPTLKNTKLADVPVGDLVLQCQSPSVRVASRHLMVGEGDRVELDCDASGFPEPELQWLRLTQGQGLVVGERGTFDLPAFSRNDSGVYICTASNYVGKDFVIVHLSVSHIEAPPGDSTRNNTNRRMTTPQQFTTKTKHNSSRTSYLTGRPRTGNTGDADSKSADISLQLTPRSRELTPRGESLTPKNGRPADTSCGAGDPGYKILQAVVTTAVTCILGTMILCGVSSWLLKWCRRKQGRARSLQVKLTSFVPRRNERPSPKELHRLPMSHLSSRHTHSTMDLLAPSLSGPPRRGMALTNVAFPTHRV